The following are encoded together in the Tatumella ptyseos genome:
- the emrA gene encoding multidrug efflux MFS transporter periplasmic adaptor subunit EmrA, producing MNSVETSSAATSTPSRNKRKPLLMLLLITCVIVAIAYALYWFLILSHQQDTDDAYVAGNQIQISPQVSGSVSKVWFDNTDLVHKGDILVSLDKTDANQALNKAETALASSVRQVRQLMINNRQYQANIELKRTALAQAEADLARREPLAQRQLIGREELQHARDTAASAKASLDVAIQQLNANQAMILNTPLAQQPVIQQSAAEVRDAWLALQRTDIRSPIDGYVSRRSVQVGAQITPSSALMVVVPSQELWVDANFKETQLAKVRIGQPATLTADIYGDAVTYHGKVVGLDMGTGSAFSLLPAQNASGNWIKVVQRLPVRVSLDPKELQQHPLRIGLSTQVTIDVSNTSGQALATVMRKSPAYESNALTLQLQQADHIIQRIITANAE from the coding sequence ATGAATTCCGTAGAGACTTCTTCTGCAGCAACGTCTACGCCATCGAGAAATAAACGCAAACCCCTTTTGATGCTGCTACTTATCACCTGCGTGATTGTCGCAATTGCTTATGCCCTATATTGGTTCTTAATTTTAAGTCACCAACAGGATACTGATGATGCCTATGTAGCCGGAAATCAGATACAAATATCGCCACAAGTTTCAGGAAGTGTTAGTAAAGTGTGGTTTGATAACACCGACTTGGTACATAAAGGCGATATCTTAGTTTCATTGGATAAAACCGATGCGAATCAAGCGCTAAATAAAGCTGAAACCGCTTTAGCTAGCAGTGTACGGCAAGTTCGCCAGTTGATGATTAATAATCGTCAATATCAAGCGAATATCGAGCTTAAGCGCACCGCACTTGCCCAGGCAGAAGCCGATTTAGCTCGGCGTGAACCCCTTGCGCAACGTCAATTGATTGGACGAGAAGAGTTACAACATGCGCGCGATACTGCGGCCAGCGCAAAAGCTTCTCTTGACGTTGCGATTCAGCAGCTTAATGCAAATCAGGCCATGATATTAAACACGCCGCTCGCCCAACAGCCTGTCATCCAGCAAAGTGCCGCCGAAGTTAGAGATGCTTGGCTAGCACTTCAACGTACCGATATTCGTAGTCCTATCGATGGCTATGTTTCTCGCCGTAGCGTACAAGTTGGCGCACAGATCACGCCAAGTAGTGCTCTGATGGTAGTGGTGCCTAGTCAAGAATTATGGGTAGATGCCAACTTTAAAGAGACCCAACTTGCTAAGGTGCGAATTGGCCAACCCGCTACGCTGACAGCAGATATCTATGGGGATGCTGTAACCTATCACGGTAAAGTCGTTGGCTTGGATATGGGAACGGGGAGTGCCTTCTCATTACTTCCCGCACAGAATGCCAGTGGGAACTGGATTAAAGTGGTACAACGTTTACCAGTACGCGTCTCCTTAGACCCTAAAGAACTCCAGCAACATCCGTTACGTATTGGACTCTCAACTCAGGTGACAATAGATGTGAGTAATACCTCAGGTCAGGCACTGGCCACGGTAATGCGTAAATCTCCGGCCTATGAAAGTAATGCATTAACCTTACAGTTGCAGCAGGCCGACCACATTATTCAGCGAATTATTACCGCAAATGCAGAGTAA
- the emrB gene encoding multidrug efflux MFS transporter permease subunit EmrB, with product MASNERKPLEHAQLVLMTIALSLATFMQVLDSTIANVAIPTIAGDLGASNTQGTWVITSFGVANAISIPLTGWLARRFGEVKLFVASTAAFAIASWACGMSNSLTMLIVFRVIQGVVAGPLIPLSQSLLLNNFPPAKRSMAMSLWAMTVIVAPICGPILGGWISDNYHWGWIFFINVPIGIVVVVLALKTLGKRETPTRKQPIDIVGLVMLTLGIGCLQVMLDRGKELDWFSSTEIIILTVVAVIALLILIIWELTDEHPIIDLSLFKSRNFSIGCGSISLAYMLYFGTIVLLPQLLQEVFGYTATWAGLASAPVGILPVILSPIIGRFAPRIDMRYLVTFSFIMYALCFYWRAYTFEPGMTFADAAWPQFIQGFAVACFFMPLTTITLSGLSSDRIAAASGLSNFIRTLGGSIGTSITTTLWTNREAMHHSQLTESVTAYNPNAQQSYQQLESLGMSHQQASSYIAQQITDQGLIISANEIFWAAGGIFIILLIVIWFAKPPFHSGGGGGGAH from the coding sequence ATGGCTTCTAACGAGAGAAAGCCCTTAGAACATGCACAACTCGTGTTAATGACCATTGCGCTATCGCTGGCAACGTTTATGCAAGTTCTTGACTCAACCATTGCGAATGTCGCAATTCCGACGATAGCGGGTGACTTGGGGGCATCGAATACTCAAGGCACTTGGGTTATCACCTCTTTTGGTGTTGCGAATGCTATTTCAATCCCCTTAACGGGGTGGTTAGCACGCCGATTTGGTGAAGTTAAGTTATTCGTGGCATCAACCGCTGCGTTCGCCATCGCCTCGTGGGCTTGTGGTATGTCAAACTCCCTAACCATGCTGATCGTTTTTCGGGTAATACAAGGCGTGGTAGCAGGCCCATTAATTCCTTTATCCCAAAGCTTACTGCTTAACAATTTTCCGCCGGCAAAACGAAGTATGGCCATGTCGTTATGGGCAATGACCGTAATTGTGGCACCGATTTGCGGCCCTATTTTGGGCGGCTGGATCAGCGATAATTACCATTGGGGATGGATATTTTTCATCAACGTACCGATAGGGATCGTCGTCGTGGTACTCGCCCTGAAAACGTTAGGTAAACGCGAGACACCAACCCGCAAGCAGCCGATCGATATTGTCGGTTTGGTGATGTTGACCTTAGGGATTGGCTGCTTACAGGTGATGTTGGATAGAGGAAAAGAGCTAGATTGGTTTAGTTCTACTGAGATAATCATCCTGACAGTGGTGGCGGTTATCGCTCTGCTTATTTTGATTATTTGGGAACTTACTGACGAACACCCTATTATCGATCTATCATTATTTAAATCGCGAAATTTCTCTATTGGCTGTGGCTCCATTAGCCTGGCTTATATGCTCTATTTCGGGACTATCGTGCTGCTCCCTCAGCTCCTTCAAGAGGTTTTCGGTTATACCGCGACTTGGGCAGGATTAGCTTCTGCTCCGGTCGGGATTCTCCCTGTCATTCTCTCCCCGATCATAGGTCGCTTTGCACCGCGAATCGATATGCGCTATCTGGTGACATTTAGCTTTATCATGTACGCACTGTGCTTCTACTGGCGAGCTTACACCTTTGAGCCAGGGATGACTTTTGCCGACGCAGCCTGGCCACAATTTATCCAAGGTTTTGCGGTAGCCTGTTTCTTTATGCCTTTAACAACCATAACCTTGTCAGGCCTTTCGTCAGATCGCATAGCAGCAGCATCCGGCCTGTCGAATTTTATTCGGACACTAGGGGGATCAATCGGTACCTCTATTACCACTACGCTGTGGACCAATAGAGAAGCGATGCATCATAGCCAACTGACCGAATCTGTTACGGCTTATAATCCCAATGCTCAACAAAGCTATCAACAACTAGAGTCCTTAGGGATGAGCCACCAGCAAGCGTCTAGCTATATTGCTCAGCAAATTACTGACCAAGGATTGATTATTTCTGCCAATGAAATTTTCTGGGCTGCTGGCGGAATATTCATAATACTCTTAATCGTCATTTGGTTTGCCAAACCTCCTTTTCATTCTGGCGGCGGCGGCGGCGGTGCTCACTAA
- a CDS encoding tRNA/rRNA methyltransferase has protein sequence MNDENKSKSSKVKVMYVRGEEATSSRSSGNPRTGKGGRSSDRKAPTDRRSSSSPRRDDSASRRNDSPSHRNDSPWRTVSKRPSEQQDSTQTSSAEEGLTAKSYIDPEQLRRQRQEETRVYGENACQALFQSRPEAIVRAWFVQSVTPRFRETLRWLAANRKAYHVVDDSELAKAAGTEHHGGVCFIIKKQTGLDVAAWLSQSAEQDCVVALENVGNPHNLGAIMRSCAHFGAKAILVNDANLLESGAAVRTAEGGAEHVRAVTAPSFLQGLDAFRRAGYSIVTTSSHEGQPLASTTFPAKTVFVLGQEGEGLREDTLRQGDISLSIGGTGNIESLNVSVAAGILLGEWWRQQKA, from the coding sequence ATGAACGACGAAAATAAAAGTAAAAGTAGTAAAGTGAAAGTAATGTATGTGCGCGGTGAAGAGGCAACGTCTTCGCGCAGTAGCGGTAATCCGCGGACGGGTAAAGGTGGTCGCTCATCAGACCGTAAGGCACCGACCGATCGTCGTTCATCTTCCTCTCCTCGCCGTGACGACTCAGCTTCACGTCGTAATGACTCGCCATCTCATCGTAATGATTCCCCATGGCGTACGGTCTCTAAACGTCCATCAGAACAGCAAGACTCCACGCAAACTTCGAGCGCAGAAGAAGGTTTAACGGCAAAAAGTTATATCGATCCGGAACAACTTCGTCGTCAGCGCCAAGAAGAGACGCGCGTATACGGCGAAAATGCTTGTCAGGCATTATTCCAAAGCCGACCAGAAGCGATTGTTAGGGCGTGGTTCGTGCAGAGCGTAACCCCTCGTTTTCGTGAAACTTTGCGCTGGTTAGCGGCAAACCGTAAAGCCTATCACGTGGTCGACGATAGCGAGCTGGCGAAGGCTGCGGGAACAGAGCATCACGGTGGAGTATGCTTCATCATTAAGAAACAAACCGGACTAGATGTTGCGGCATGGTTATCGCAATCAGCAGAACAAGACTGCGTTGTCGCATTAGAGAACGTTGGTAACCCACATAATCTCGGTGCGATCATGCGCAGTTGTGCTCACTTCGGGGCAAAGGCGATTTTAGTTAATGATGCTAACTTACTTGAATCTGGTGCGGCAGTGAGAACTGCAGAAGGCGGCGCTGAACACGTTCGTGCTGTGACAGCACCTTCTTTCTTACAAGGTCTTGATGCCTTTCGTCGGGCAGGTTATAGCATTGTCACGACCTCCAGTCACGAAGGGCAACCTCTAGCCTCTACGACATTCCCAGCAAAAACCGTTTTCGTTTTAGGGCAAGAAGGGGAAGGGTTGCGTGAGGATACATTACGCCAAGGGGATATCAGTCTCTCTATCGGTGGTACCGGGAATATCGAAAGTCTAAATGTGTCAGTCGCCGCAGGTATTTTGTTAGGTGAGTGGTGGCGTCAACAGAAAGCCTAA
- a CDS encoding tRNA-uridine aminocarboxypropyltransferase — protein sequence MTHCNAVLQLRAQRLASATRPFLARGNRVSRCQRCLLPQRNCLCSTIQPQAARSRFCLMMYDTEPMKPSNTGRLIADILPETLAYQWSRTTFNDKDFLENIAPNYQPMVVFPASYAQADRTVLHRPPLVGKPPLFIMLDGTWSEARKMFRKSPWLENFPVISVDVSTPSQYTLREAHSDAHHCTAEIAAALLDQAGDAIAAQQLSRHFSLFRERYLAGKPHHPIHTRQE from the coding sequence ATGACTCATTGTAATGCCGTATTACAACTTCGTGCACAACGTTTAGCCTCAGCTACACGCCCATTCCTTGCGCGCGGTAACCGTGTAAGCCGTTGTCAACGTTGCCTCTTACCGCAACGTAATTGTCTGTGCTCAACAATTCAACCTCAGGCTGCACGCAGTCGCTTCTGCCTGATGATGTACGATACGGAACCCATGAAGCCCAGTAATACGGGAAGATTGATCGCCGATATATTGCCAGAAACCTTGGCATATCAATGGTCGAGAACGACTTTTAATGATAAAGATTTTCTTGAAAATATTGCGCCTAATTATCAACCCATGGTGGTGTTCCCTGCCAGCTATGCGCAGGCCGACAGAACAGTCTTACATCGTCCCCCGCTGGTAGGTAAGCCCCCCCTTTTTATTATGTTAGACGGTACCTGGAGTGAGGCGAGAAAAATGTTTCGTAAAAGCCCATGGTTAGAAAACTTTCCAGTGATCTCGGTCGATGTTTCAACGCCCAGCCAATATACTTTACGTGAGGCGCACAGTGATGCACACCACTGCACCGCCGAAATCGCTGCTGCGCTGCTTGACCAAGCCGGTGATGCTATCGCTGCTCAGCAATTATCCCGACATTTTTCGTTATTTCGGGAACGCTATTTAGCCGGTAAACCCCATCACCCAATCCATACACGGCAAGAATAA
- a CDS encoding bifunctional acetate--CoA ligase family protein/GNAT family N-acetyltransferase yields MSQLGLEALLKPKSIAVIGASQKAGRAGHLMMKNLLAGGFSGAILPVNPNYSAVCGVMAYPTIAALPVVPDLAILCTHARHLAQLLDELGEKGCRSCIILSAPQEHFKALIAQASRWNMRLLGPNSLGLIAPHQGLNASFSPVPVARGNLAFIAQSTAVANTILDWAQQRKIGFSWFIALGDGIDIDSDDLLDFLARDTKTHAILIALEHLNDARRFVSAARSASRNKPIVMFKSGRSRAARLLVGSEETFDGTWDAAIQRAGMLRVYDSHELFSAVESLSHMRHFTGESLFIVSNGVAPAALALDVLEDRQGTLLQLSPTTIHRLRERLPDNIPVTNPLDLKDDATTQLYLDVTAILLDSPEAEAIMVIHAPSAVSPASECAEQLAKLYTQHPRAKYKTLLTNWCGEYSSQGARTVFSQARIPTWRTPEGTVTAFMHRVAYHRNQKQLRETPARLAVQPTGRTDVRNYLQQQVASGLFSLESADFTRVLAGYGFLPAKHAIAGPQEQDRQRLRIVVQHDPLFGPIILVGEPSEMWYEDRQAVTSLLPLNMALAHHLIAQGIHQQKMFRRWKIRPEAIYQLSQLLVQLSDLIIDCPEISHCQLDLFVGKQTPLLLIDGRLSLQTFVGDSEDRLAIRPYPQKYEQWVSLKDGRQALFRPILPEDEPQLLAFIGQVTKEDLYYRYFSEINEFTHDDLANMTQIDYDREMAFVAVIQENDIETIIGVTRAISDSDNIDAEFSILVRSDLKRLGLGRMLLEKMVSYTRDHGLQQLNGITMPNNTGMIALAKQLGFNCRNSIEEGIVTLRLALESSVENSHS; encoded by the coding sequence ATGAGCCAACTCGGATTAGAAGCATTATTAAAACCCAAATCCATTGCAGTCATTGGCGCATCACAAAAAGCGGGGCGGGCAGGCCATCTGATGATGAAAAATCTGCTAGCCGGTGGTTTCTCTGGGGCTATCTTACCGGTTAACCCTAACTATTCTGCAGTGTGTGGCGTCATGGCTTATCCAACTATTGCCGCACTTCCAGTGGTACCCGACTTAGCGATTCTCTGTACCCATGCTCGGCATCTCGCACAACTTCTTGACGAGCTAGGAGAAAAAGGCTGCCGAAGCTGTATTATCCTGTCCGCCCCACAAGAACACTTTAAGGCACTGATCGCCCAGGCTTCTCGCTGGAATATGCGATTATTAGGACCTAATAGCTTAGGACTTATCGCTCCCCATCAGGGATTGAATGCCAGTTTTTCTCCTGTACCGGTTGCTCGAGGGAACCTAGCCTTTATCGCGCAATCTACCGCTGTTGCAAATACTATTCTTGATTGGGCACAGCAACGTAAAATCGGCTTCTCATGGTTTATTGCCTTGGGAGATGGTATTGACATCGATAGTGACGACTTACTCGATTTCTTAGCCCGAGATACCAAGACTCACGCTATTTTGATCGCGTTAGAACATTTAAACGATGCACGTCGTTTTGTTTCTGCGGCGCGAAGTGCATCTCGTAATAAACCTATCGTTATGTTCAAAAGTGGCCGAAGCCGTGCAGCACGCCTATTGGTGGGTAGCGAAGAAACCTTTGATGGGACTTGGGATGCTGCTATTCAGCGGGCAGGAATGCTACGTGTTTATGACTCTCATGAATTATTCTCAGCGGTAGAATCCTTGAGTCATATGCGACACTTTACAGGTGAGTCGCTATTTATTGTCAGTAATGGGGTTGCTCCAGCTGCTTTAGCCTTAGATGTGCTCGAAGACCGCCAAGGTACACTACTGCAACTTAGTCCTACGACGATACACCGTTTACGCGAACGATTACCTGATAATATCCCTGTCACAAACCCCCTTGATCTTAAGGATGATGCCACCACACAACTCTATCTTGACGTGACCGCTATATTACTCGATAGCCCAGAGGCCGAGGCCATTATGGTAATCCATGCGCCGAGTGCGGTTTCCCCTGCGAGTGAGTGTGCTGAGCAATTAGCCAAACTTTACACGCAACACCCTCGTGCGAAATATAAAACGTTATTAACTAACTGGTGTGGGGAATATTCTTCACAGGGCGCTCGAACGGTTTTCTCACAAGCGAGAATCCCTACTTGGCGAACCCCCGAAGGGACGGTCACTGCGTTTATGCATCGCGTTGCCTATCATCGTAACCAAAAACAGCTAAGAGAAACGCCCGCTAGGCTAGCGGTTCAACCTACAGGAAGAACTGATGTCCGCAACTATTTACAACAACAGGTTGCGAGTGGTTTATTTTCCTTAGAGAGTGCAGACTTTACCCGCGTTTTAGCTGGCTATGGTTTCTTACCAGCAAAACACGCTATAGCGGGTCCTCAGGAGCAAGACCGACAACGGCTACGCATCGTGGTACAACACGACCCGCTCTTCGGTCCGATCATTTTAGTCGGTGAGCCCAGCGAGATGTGGTACGAAGACAGGCAGGCCGTGACGTCATTACTCCCATTGAATATGGCGTTAGCCCATCATCTTATCGCCCAAGGTATCCACCAACAAAAGATGTTTCGCCGTTGGAAAATTCGACCGGAAGCTATCTACCAACTGAGCCAACTCCTCGTTCAACTCTCAGATTTGATCATCGATTGTCCAGAAATCAGTCACTGCCAACTCGATTTATTCGTCGGTAAACAGACACCATTACTATTAATTGACGGTCGACTTTCTTTACAGACATTCGTAGGGGACAGTGAAGACCGACTGGCTATCAGACCTTACCCGCAAAAATATGAGCAATGGGTAAGTTTAAAAGATGGCCGACAGGCCTTATTTCGACCGATTCTTCCTGAGGATGAACCCCAGCTATTAGCATTTATTGGGCAAGTGACAAAAGAGGATCTCTACTACCGCTATTTCAGTGAGATCAATGAGTTCACCCATGATGATTTGGCGAATATGACCCAGATTGATTATGATCGGGAAATGGCGTTTGTAGCGGTAATCCAAGAAAACGATATCGAGACGATTATCGGTGTAACGCGGGCTATATCTGACAGTGACAATATTGATGCCGAGTTTTCAATTTTAGTGCGTTCCGATCTGAAGCGCTTAGGACTGGGTAGAATGTTATTAGAAAAGATGGTTAGTTACACGCGAGATCATGGTTTACAGCAGCTAAATGGTATTACTATGCCGAACAATACAGGAATGATTGCTCTGGCTAAACAACTGGGTTTCAACTGCAGGAACAGCATTGAAGAGGGTATAGTGACCTTACGTCTAGCCCTAGAATCGTCAGTAGAAAATAGCCATTCTTAG
- the pssA gene encoding CDP-diacylglycerol--serine O-phosphatidyltransferase — protein MLPKNKMNAHQRYLAELPKLPQSISDFSFLYSAAEFHHTLLEKIAQAQYRICLVALYLENDEAGQSIMAALYQAKQKNPQLDISICVDWHRAQRGRIGAARGETNADWYCKLAEQAGELAIPVYGIPVNTREALGVLHLKGFIFDDTVIYSGASINNVYLQQQERYRYDRYQIMKNPALANIMFDWISINLKQSDAVHRLDLKDRPTSLEIKNETKIFRQELRTFNYELEDLVGEQQLAVTPLAGLGKRSLLNQTIFHLMPATEEKLVICTPYFNLPAILVRHIIRLLRQGKEVEIIVGDKTANDFYIPPEEPFKVIGALPYLYEINLRRFASRLQYYIDNEKLTIRLWKDESNSYHLKGIWVDEEWMLLTGNNLNPRAWRLDLENAILVHDPHHQLTEQKRKELSLIREHTTILRQFHDLESIADYPNRIRKLIRRLRRIRIDKLISRIL, from the coding sequence ATGTTGCCAAAAAATAAAATGAATGCTCACCAGCGATACCTTGCAGAACTACCAAAATTGCCGCAATCAATCTCTGATTTTTCATTTTTGTATTCTGCAGCTGAGTTTCATCACACGCTTTTGGAAAAAATAGCTCAAGCCCAATACAGAATCTGTTTGGTCGCCCTCTATCTTGAAAACGATGAGGCAGGTCAGTCGATCATGGCTGCACTCTATCAGGCAAAGCAAAAAAATCCTCAGCTTGACATCAGCATCTGTGTCGATTGGCATAGAGCCCAACGCGGACGCATCGGTGCAGCGCGTGGCGAAACGAATGCAGATTGGTACTGTAAGCTTGCTGAACAGGCCGGTGAACTGGCGATTCCTGTCTATGGTATTCCGGTTAATACCCGTGAAGCATTAGGCGTATTACATCTTAAAGGCTTTATTTTCGATGATACGGTAATTTATAGCGGAGCCAGCATCAATAACGTATATCTTCAACAGCAAGAACGTTACCGATATGACCGCTACCAAATCATGAAAAACCCAGCATTGGCAAATATCATGTTCGATTGGATTAGCATTAATCTCAAGCAATCCGATGCCGTGCACCGATTAGATCTTAAAGATCGCCCGACAAGTCTTGAGATTAAGAACGAAACCAAGATATTCCGTCAAGAATTGAGAACATTTAATTACGAGTTGGAAGATTTAGTTGGCGAACAACAACTAGCTGTCACACCGCTAGCCGGATTAGGAAAGCGTAGTCTTCTTAATCAAACCATTTTCCATCTAATGCCTGCGACAGAAGAGAAGTTAGTTATCTGCACCCCTTATTTTAACTTACCGGCTATTCTGGTTAGACATATCATTCGTTTACTCCGCCAAGGTAAAGAAGTTGAAATTATTGTCGGTGATAAAACAGCAAACGATTTTTACATTCCGCCGGAAGAGCCATTTAAAGTGATTGGCGCACTCCCCTATCTTTACGAAATCAACTTACGCCGCTTTGCAAGTCGACTGCAATACTATATCGATAATGAAAAGCTCACGATCCGATTATGGAAAGACGAATCCAATAGCTACCATTTAAAAGGTATCTGGGTAGACGAAGAATGGATGCTACTCACCGGGAACAATTTAAACCCAAGAGCTTGGCGCTTAGATCTTGAAAATGCAATATTAGTGCATGATCCTCATCATCAACTGACCGAGCAGAAGCGTAAAGAACTCTCTCTTATTCGTGAACACACCACCATTTTACGTCAATTTCATGACTTAGAAAGTATCGCTGATTACCCTAATCGTATCCGTAAATTGATACGTCGTCTGCGTCGGATCAGAATCGATAAACTGATCAGCCGCATACTATAG
- a CDS encoding MFS family transporter — MSPTSTLSDIQRIKAIVGASSGNLVEWFDFYVYSFFSIYFAHIFFPKGDATTQLLQTAGVFAAGFLMRPIGGWLFGFIGDRFGRKKSMLISVYIMCFGSLVIAFLPGYNQIGLFAPILLLIVRMLQGLSVGGEYGTSATYMSEVATEGKKGFYASFQYVTLIGGQLMAVLTVVILQQLIDNEALRAWGWRIPFLIGAALSIVALWLRKSLHETSDDTQRTDKNAGSLTYLLRHHWRPFIKVIGITAGGSLSFYTFTTYMQKYLINSVGLDAKVSSLLMTGALLLFMVLQPIAGALSDKIGRKASVIIFAIGLMLFTVPIMVYLTSVSSLVVIFLLIFIALVICSFYTAVSGLLKAELFPPQLRALGVGLPYAIGNAIFGGSAEFVALGLKQKGMESSFFWYVTAMAIVVLVISMSLPNKKAVEKL, encoded by the coding sequence ATGTCACCAACAAGCACACTGAGTGATATCCAGAGAATTAAAGCTATTGTGGGCGCCTCATCAGGAAACTTAGTCGAATGGTTCGACTTTTACGTATATTCCTTTTTCTCTATTTATTTTGCACATATTTTCTTTCCCAAGGGCGATGCGACAACACAGTTACTTCAAACAGCTGGAGTCTTTGCAGCCGGTTTTCTAATGCGGCCGATTGGTGGATGGCTGTTTGGATTTATTGGCGATCGATTTGGCCGTAAAAAATCGATGCTGATATCAGTGTATATCATGTGTTTTGGGTCGTTAGTCATCGCTTTTTTGCCTGGATATAACCAAATTGGCTTATTCGCGCCAATCCTTTTATTGATTGTAAGAATGTTGCAAGGTCTCTCTGTTGGTGGGGAGTATGGTACTAGTGCGACTTATATGAGTGAAGTCGCGACGGAAGGAAAAAAAGGATTTTACGCCTCATTTCAATATGTCACATTGATCGGTGGGCAACTGATGGCAGTGCTAACTGTCGTAATCTTACAGCAGCTTATCGATAATGAGGCGTTGCGTGCTTGGGGTTGGCGTATCCCTTTCTTGATAGGTGCAGCGCTGTCTATCGTGGCACTATGGTTGAGGAAATCGTTACATGAAACCAGCGATGATACGCAGCGTACTGATAAAAATGCTGGTAGCTTAACCTACCTTCTTCGTCATCATTGGCGTCCTTTTATTAAAGTTATTGGTATAACAGCAGGGGGATCATTAAGTTTCTATACCTTTACGACCTATATGCAAAAATACCTGATTAATAGTGTTGGCTTAGACGCTAAAGTCAGCAGCCTGCTTATGACTGGAGCTTTATTACTATTTATGGTACTTCAACCTATTGCCGGAGCGTTATCAGATAAAATAGGGCGTAAGGCATCAGTGATCATTTTTGCGATAGGGCTAATGCTATTCACTGTACCTATTATGGTTTATTTAACGTCTGTTTCGAGTTTAGTCGTGATTTTCCTGCTCATATTTATTGCGTTAGTCATCTGTAGTTTCTATACAGCAGTCAGTGGATTATTAAAAGCTGAGCTATTCCCGCCGCAGCTACGCGCATTGGGAGTGGGACTCCCTTATGCTATAGGTAACGCCATATTTGGTGGGTCTGCTGAGTTTGTTGCACTGGGATTGAAGCAAAAAGGAATGGAATCAAGTTTCTTTTGGTATGTCACGGCAATGGCAATCGTCGTGTTAGTAATAAGTATGAGTTTACCGAATAAAAAAGCGGTAGAGAAACTGTAA